Genomic window (uncultured Desulfovibrio sp.):
TCTAGAATGACCGTTTTTGACACCAGTCGATGCCAAGGTACAGCAAAAGACTGATTATCGCCAGTATGGCGCAGAGCAGGGCTGCCCGCTGAAATTCGCCTGTGGATACGGCGTTGAACACTTCCAGCGAGAGCGTATTGGTGCGCCCCGCGATGTTGCCGCCGAGCATGAGGCTGATGCCCACCTCGCCCATGGCCCGCGTGATGCCCAGCAGCAGCCCGGCGGCAAGGCCATGCCGGATGAGCGGCAAGGTCACAAGAAAAAAACATTTGCGGGGCGTTGCGCCGCACACCCGCGCCGCCTGCTCAAAGCGCAGCAATTCTGGATTGTTCAGCGCTGTTTGCACGGGCTTGACCACAAGGGGCAGCCCGGCCAGCCACGAGGCAAGGATGATGCCCCCCTGCGAAAACACCAGGCTGACGCCCAATGTCTCCCGCAGGGCAATGCCTCCCCAGCCGTTGCGGCCAAAGAGCAGGAGCAGCAAAAAGCCCAGGGCCATGGGCGGAAAAACCAGCGGTAGCGTGATGACAAAATTGACCACCCGCCGCAGATGCGGATTTTTCGCCATGCCCAGCCGGGCAAGAGGAATGGCCGTCAGCGCGTGCAATATCAGGCAGGCGCAGCAGACCCGCAGGGTCAGCAGCACGGAAAAGCTGACCTCAGGCGCGCACAGGGCGCGCCCCAGTTCATGCAGTTCATGCAGCTGCATGGTTACAGGCGCAGGCCGCTGCCGGCAAGGATTCGCTGCGCTTCAGGAGTTTTCAGAAACTGCATGAACGAGCGCACTTCAGCCTTGTTCTCCTGTCCGGCCACGACACCTGCCACCAGCAGCATGGGCGTATAGCCCTCGTGCACTTCCATCCAGCCGCCAACGCTGTCGCCCTGCTTGCGGGCAATGGCCTCGTTCACAAAGGCGGCGTCAAGATCGCCGGAAACAAGGTAGGAAAAGACCTGCGGCACTGTGGAAAGCATGGAAAGCTTTGCCTTGAGCGGCTCCAGCAGGTTGTTGCCCTTCATGAAGGCCACTGCCGCTCTGCCGTAAATGGCCGCCTGGGCATCGGGATAGCCGATTTTGGCAAATTCCGGCTTGGTGAGATCCTGCGCCGAGGCAAGGTGCAGCCCTTTGCGCCACGCCAGCACGAGCACGGCTTCGCCAAGCGGTTCATAGGCGGCAAAGGCCAGACCGGAATCCTGCAAGGTGCCTTTTTCCGAAACAATAATGCTGACGCCGCTCCCCGCCTTAGCCTGTTCGATTATCTGCCCGATGTTGCCGCTGTACATTTCTGTGGGTTTTACGCCCGATTGCTGTGCATAGGCCGCGCACAACTGCTGCACCATGGGTTTGTATCCAAGCCCGGTGGTGATGGATGGCCCGTCGGCATGGGCCGACTGCGCAAAAACAAGGATGCAGGCAGTCAGTATCAGCAAAAGGCGAAAACGTTCAGGCAATACCAGAGGCTTCATGTGCGGCTCCTGACAGACAAAAGGTGGGGTAAGGCAACAGGCCCAGATTGTGCGCTTTGCGCAGGGTATCCTCAACCATGCCTTGGGCTTCAAGGCGGCCCTGACGCAACAGCAGCATGCTGCTGCCAAGGGCCAAGGCCTCATCGGGCGAATGGGTGACGTACAGCACTGGCACGTTCCACTGCTGCGGAATGCGCGCAATGTAGGACATAAGGCCATCCTTGAGGCTCATATCCAGCGATGAAAGGGGTTCGTCCATAAGAAGAAGGCTCGGACGGCAGAGCAGGGCGCGCCCAATGGCTACGCGCTGCTTTTCGCCGCCCGAAAGATGTGCCGGGCGTCTGTGCAGCAGCGGAGCAATTTCGAGCAGGTCGGCAACGTCATCAATGTTGGGCGCATCCTTGCTGGCGTGAGCGGCATGGAACCGGAGGCCGAAACGCAGGTTCTCGCGGACAGAAAGGTGGGGAAACAGGCGGGCGTCCTGAAAAACATAGCCCAGGCGTCTGGCTTCTGGCGGCAGGTTTATGCCTTGATCCGCGTTAAAGCAGGTGATGCCATGGCAGAGTATCTGTCCTGCATCTGGTGTTTCCAGCCCTGCAATACAATTGATAAGGCTTGTTTTCCCGGAACCTGAAGGGCCAAAAATGACAGCAATGCCGCACTCCGCAAGCGTAAATGCAAGTTGCAATTCAAAATCGCCGTGTTTTTTATGGATATCTACGTGTAGCATGGTCTGTCCTGAAGGCGGGGTGGGGCATGACCAGACGCCTTGCGCGGCTAGTTGCGTCATATCCAGCGATCATCAAGACCATACGGAGAGTGAAGCCATGTATCAATAAATACACGGTTTATATCATAAGCGTGAATGTTTGGGCGCGATCGCAGGGACAATCAGCATGCCTTGAGGGATGAGGCGGAGCAGACTTGTGCGTTTGCTGTGTTGCACGCAGCTAGAGGCCTGCAAGGCCAGGGGCCTCACCTCAGGCAAGCATACGAAACGAAAAAATTGGGTATGGAAGGCAGAAGGTGTTCTGCGCCCCCAGACGGGGCGGAGGAAAGAGGGCGTCAGCAGGGCCAAGGGCGCTTATGCGCCCATGCCTGCATTGCGTTCGATAAGTTTGACGGCCCTGGCAATCTGGCGGCCAAGGCTGGTTTCTTTGGAAAGTTCACGTTCCACACTGGTGATGCCCTTGATAACCGTGGAATGGCGGCGGTTGAATTTTTCGCCGATTTCTTCAAGAGTCAGTTCTGTGTGTTTGCGCGCGAGATAATACACTGTGTTGCGGCCCAGCACGCATTCCTTGCGGCGCGAGCGGGAGCTGAGCTGGCGCTCGTTGAGGCCGTAGCTTTCACAGACCAGACGCACGATAGTGGGCATGTCCGGCCCGCAGCTGATCTCGGCATACTGGCTGAGCACTTCCATGGCCAGATCAAGGTTCAGACCGCAATTGAGCAGACGCGCCTTGAAGATGAGGCTATTCAGGCACGATTCCATCTGGCGTACATCGCCGTCAAGGCGGCGGGCCAGCAGTTCGCAAACGGAGTCGGGCAGCAGCACCTGATAACTTTTGGCCTTGCGCTCAAGAATGTGGCGGCGCATGTCTTCTGTGGGGCGGCCAATATCGGTGAGGATGCCCGAGCAGAAATGCGACACAAGCTGGCTGTCTACGCGTTGCAGTTCGCGCGGCGAAAACGATGAGGTAAAAATGACGCGTCCGCCCTTGGCTTGAAGGTTTTTAACCACGGCAAGCGCCATGTCCTGCATTTTTTCCTTACCCTGGAAAAAATGCACGTCTTCAAGCAGCAGCACGTCAAGATCACGGAAACGGGTTTTGAAATTTTCGATGTCGTGGGTGCGCAGGGCAGCCACAAAGCGCGAGGCAAAATCTTCTGCCGTCAGGTAGCCCACGCGCGCGCCGCTGCGTTCTTCTGCAATGGCGCGGCCAACGGCTTGTGCCAGGTGGGTTTTGCCAAGGCCAGGGGCAGAGTTCATGAACAGGGTGCGTACGCAGCCGCTGCTACGGCTTACATCCTGAGCTGCCGCAACAGCCATATTATTGGTGGGGCCAACTACAAAGTCCGCAAAAGCATAGCGCCAGTTGGTCGCCAGACGATAGGCCGGGGTGCTGCTGATGGGCAGGGTGGCCTGCAACGGCGGGCGCGCCATCTGCTGTGCGGCAGTGTCCTGACGGTTGGCAGCTTCCGTGGCGTTGGCCGCCAAACCGGAAAATGTCGCGTTCAGTATGGAAGATGAGTGCGCGCACTGCTCTGCCGTGTCAGCTTGTTTGGCGGGGGCTTCTGCATTATGGGCCAGGGCAAAAGAAGCGGGCTGTTGCACAGGGCTGGCCGCAAAGGCCGAGTTATCCCGGCTGTCACGGGCTGGCAGGTTAGCAGGCTTGCTGCTGTGGGCGGTATCGCCTGCAGCGGTAATGCGCACGTCAACAGAAGCTGGGTCAAGTCCCAGCACCGGGGCTGCTGCTTCACGCAAGGTGGAGAGCATCTTGCCTTCAAGCCAGCTGGCCACAAAAGCATTGGGCGCGGTAAGCAAAAGCCCCCCCGCGTGCACTTGTGCCTGCAAGGGCGCAATCCAAACCTTGAAAACGCCGGAATGCAGCATTTTCTTGAGATTTTCAGAAATTTCCGACCATTGTTCGCGCATGCAGCCTTGTAGCCCAAAATCAGATTTTGGGGCAATTGATGATTCCGAGCTGTTTGAGACATGAGGCCAATTTCTTATCCCCAACTTTGTTTATATCTAATAGGCCTGAATTTTAATGTTTTTTAGTTACTTGGCCTGTAGTCCCTATGATGGGATATCCTTTGAACGCACGGCTTTCATGGGATGTCTTGACATTTTAAACATAGTGTCAAAAAGTTTTGCACAAATATAATTTGTTTTTACTCTGTTTTTCTCATGTATTCTTCATTTTTTAACTAGGCATCAGCAAACTATGCGCACTGTAAGGCAAGGCAGATTGTCAAGGGGGAAAAAGAAATTTTCGGTGGTTTCAGGTCGCATATTTGGACCGAAATTTCCACGAAAATTATATAAAAACTGTTGATATTAAAGAAAGTTAAGAAAATATCCAGGCATGCCCGGTGCATGCGGGCAGCAGGTGAATACGCCTGACGCCAGAATGCAAAAAACCCCGGCCTGAGCCGGGGTTTTGTTCCTGAGGGACGGGCAGCGCAAGCAGTGCCCGCGCTGAAGCTACCGTCCACAGCACGTTGCTGTGCCTCCTAGGAGGCCGCGGTGCTTATCTGCGGCTTAGAAGCCGTAGCGTAGGCCGAGCATGAACTCGTTTTCGTAGGGGCGGTTGCCAACGTTGTACTTGTTGCCAGCAGAGGTGACGCTCACTTCGTTGTAGCCAAGGCTTACAAAGCGGTAGCCAGCATCAATGGCGAAGTGCTCGTTGATGTTGAAGGCAACACCAGCGCCCAGGTTCCAGGCAAAGTTGGTGGTGCGTTGATCGCCGCTGAACTTGTCGCCGTTGTTGGCGGTAAAGTCATAGCCAGCGTAGTTGAAGGCCATGCCAAGACCACCACCCACATAAGGGGTCATGATGCTGTCGTTGTGGAAATCCCAGAACAGGTTTGCAAACAGGGTCGAGGAGTTCCAGGTGCCCTTGACCTGCTTGATGGCCGCGCCGCCATCGCTCCAGGTCTTTTCATTGTTGCCGCGCATGGCGAATTCAAGTTCGGCACGCAGGGGCAGCATCTGCTGGGGCCAGAAGTCATAGCCCAGGGCCAGGGCGCCACCAAGGGTGAACTGGCTGTACTGGTCTACGCCTGAGCCAGCCAGGGCGCGGGAGCGTTCAATTTGGCCGGTATTTTGAAAGCTCATCAGGAATTTGGGGGCCAGATACATGCCGTTGCCTTCAGCAGCGGCAATGTTGGGCAGTGCCAAACTCAGCACCAGCGCCAACGCAAGAATAAAGCGTTTCATGACAGTCCTCCTAGGTACTTTCCTCCAAAAAAATGAAGGCAGCTTTAAAGTTGAAACAATCATTAGAAAATGTCAATATTTTTTCTATATTGGCAGCAGTAATGACGCATATTAACTGTATTAATATTTCAAAACAGTTTATTGCAACGCGCTGATTCGGCTGGAAACCGAATGTATTCTGTACAAAAAAGAAAAACCCGGCTGTTTTTTAACAACCGGGTTCATATGTTTTTGCGGCAAACGCCCGCCGCCTACGCAACAACAGCTGCGCGTATTTGGGCAATGTGACTTTTTAGAAGGTGTAACCCACTGAAAGCATGTAGATGTTTGCAGACACATCCTTGGAGTTGCCGCCCGTAATGCCCACATCGGGTGATATGCCCTTGGCATCGGTGTTGCCGTAGTCGAGCGAGTTGATCCACAAGTGGGAGTACGCGAGATCCACAGTCCAGTTATTCCAGTTAAAGCCGGTGCCCACGCTGAGCGTTTTGCGGCCATTGGTGGGGATCATGAAGTCGGCATGGCTTTCATTGACCACAGGTGTTTCATACGAAAAACCCGCGCGCAGGGTCCACCAGTCAAGGGGCTTGTATTCAACGCTGCCGTTGAAGTTCCAGCCGTCGCGCCATTCCTTGTTATTGATGGAACTGTAACCGTTATCCATATAGATATTCAGGGCATTGTAGGTGGACCAGCGGGTCCAGACCGTGCCCACTTCAAAGCTCAGATTGTCCAGCGGCTTGTAGGT
Coding sequences:
- a CDS encoding molybdenum ABC transporter permease — protein: MQLHELHELGRALCAPEVSFSVLLTLRVCCACLILHALTAIPLARLGMAKNPHLRRVVNFVITLPLVFPPMALGFLLLLLFGRNGWGGIALRETLGVSLVFSQGGIILASWLAGLPLVVKPVQTALNNPELLRFEQAARVCGATPRKCFFLVTLPLIRHGLAAGLLLGITRAMGEVGISLMLGGNIAGRTNTLSLEVFNAVSTGEFQRAALLCAILAIISLLLYLGIDWCQKRSF
- the modA gene encoding molybdate ABC transporter substrate-binding protein, whose amino-acid sequence is MKPLVLPERFRLLLILTACILVFAQSAHADGPSITTGLGYKPMVQQLCAAYAQQSGVKPTEMYSGNIGQIIEQAKAGSGVSIIVSEKGTLQDSGLAFAAYEPLGEAVLVLAWRKGLHLASAQDLTKPEFAKIGYPDAQAAIYGRAAVAFMKGNNLLEPLKAKLSMLSTVPQVFSYLVSGDLDAAFVNEAIARKQGDSVGGWMEVHEGYTPMLLVAGVVAGQENKAEVRSFMQFLKTPEAQRILAGSGLRL
- the modC gene encoding molybdenum ABC transporter ATP-binding protein; amino-acid sequence: MLHVDIHKKHGDFELQLAFTLAECGIAVIFGPSGSGKTSLINCIAGLETPDAGQILCHGITCFNADQGINLPPEARRLGYVFQDARLFPHLSVRENLRFGLRFHAAHASKDAPNIDDVADLLEIAPLLHRRPAHLSGGEKQRVAIGRALLCRPSLLLMDEPLSSLDMSLKDGLMSYIARIPQQWNVPVLYVTHSPDEALALGSSMLLLRQGRLEAQGMVEDTLRKAHNLGLLPYPTFCLSGAAHEASGIA
- a CDS encoding DnaA ATPase domain-containing protein yields the protein MREQWSEISENLKKMLHSGVFKVWIAPLQAQVHAGGLLLTAPNAFVASWLEGKMLSTLREAAAPVLGLDPASVDVRITAAGDTAHSSKPANLPARDSRDNSAFAASPVQQPASFALAHNAEAPAKQADTAEQCAHSSSILNATFSGLAANATEAANRQDTAAQQMARPPLQATLPISSTPAYRLATNWRYAFADFVVGPTNNMAVAAAQDVSRSSGCVRTLFMNSAPGLGKTHLAQAVGRAIAEERSGARVGYLTAEDFASRFVAALRTHDIENFKTRFRDLDVLLLEDVHFFQGKEKMQDMALAVVKNLQAKGGRVIFTSSFSPRELQRVDSQLVSHFCSGILTDIGRPTEDMRRHILERKAKSYQVLLPDSVCELLARRLDGDVRQMESCLNSLIFKARLLNCGLNLDLAMEVLSQYAEISCGPDMPTIVRLVCESYGLNERQLSSRSRRKECVLGRNTVYYLARKHTELTLEEIGEKFNRRHSTVIKGITSVERELSKETSLGRQIARAVKLIERNAGMGA
- a CDS encoding outer membrane protein, encoding MKRFILALALVLSLALPNIAAAEGNGMYLAPKFLMSFQNTGQIERSRALAGSGVDQYSQFTLGGALALGYDFWPQQMLPLRAELEFAMRGNNEKTWSDGGAAIKQVKGTWNSSTLFANLFWDFHNDSIMTPYVGGGLGMAFNYAGYDFTANNGDKFSGDQRTTNFAWNLGAGVAFNINEHFAIDAGYRFVSLGYNEVSVTSAGNKYNVGNRPYENEFMLGLRYGF